acaaagttgaatagttgggtgaccaaaaaagaaatttactaatagttgagtgCCTTCTAATGTAGTTTACCTTTACTTAAATTATGGCACATtcacaatataataaatatatttataaaaaatcgatttaaagattaaataaagttttttttgttgaaatagtaaagacattgaaaattatatgttttaggTTCGAATCCATTAAGcatatttttctagatttcaCATTATTTCAAATGACAAAATATCTccacaaaatatttattattttataaaaggaaGTGCTTTTTGACAATTGCTCAACAACATTGAGACTTGATTTGAAATTACTAGGGCATACATGTCAAATATTAATTAGGCCACGTAATGTCAtttagtttaggtaccaaattgaacattaaagcTAATCTCGGATACTAAATGATATATCAacctatataaaatatatattcctATTATGTCAATTATGAATGGTTTAATCACTTAGTGCTGGGTGTAAATTATATACTCAGCTATTATTACATTGTGTAATGGTAAGttatattctaatattattGAGAGAAgttaagtttgaattttaaaacaatattaataaaatggACACCCACGAGCTCgaaaatttagtctctatagaACATAAAATACGTTGGttcttaaaaaattagaataaattggTTGAATTTCAAACAAACCTTAtggttaattatttaaaaaaaatcatatgtatttttatacataaaacAATAACCCGTAAAGATAAAATAAGAGACAAAAGTAAGCCCATGTGATGGTCTGACAGTCAAGGGTGTTCATCACCTCAGGTGTGGTCTGAGTTTGAGTCGCGTTTATTATTCGGGCTTTAccctattattataattttttttaaaaagacaaaaagtaaaagtgattagggccaaattggtttaaattggttcatcattaaaaaaattatataatattttaaagttttctaaactaaattagaaataaaatatgctAAAAAATAGAATACTTAACTTCgttatattaaaactaaaaattaaataaaataaattttcaatagtCACACCTTTCTCACCAACGAatccaaaattgaaaaatatatatatttaattgaaccaaatttaattaaaaaaatggaaccCTAAACCCCatcattcaaattattattttgttcttttctccATCCTAACCTAAGTTTAATTCACGTAACTAGCAGTAATGTAGACGAAGGCTAATATGactaaaatgatataaaaatattatataacattataatttatCACACCTACTTTGTggtgaaaattaataaattttaatatatattatataaatataaatataaatataaattaaaataataacaattttagatatatactttaaaagaaaaataaaataatattttaagtgtATGATTATTTTGAGAGGTAGGTATTTATTATAACCTAAAAGTcttaaatatttctattttaatattatagtaattTAACTTTGAGATGTACTATACCGATTaaatcttaactcgattggtacGGATATTATTGTTAACGTAAGAGGATATAGATTTGATTGGTATGGGTATTATTGGTATGGACATTTCTGTCAGAACTTATAATGAACATCTCCACAGCATTAGAGAATTCTTAGTGAAGCATAATTATACATGCCGAAATTAAACATTGcagctattttttttttttgaatatagcaggtatttaatttttgttctaaGAGAATTAAAATGATCTCATATTTACAATAAGAgacttgaaatgaattaatattcaaatgaaaagaaaaatcaggATACAACCATACATGCTTTGCCATGTTGGAGAGAAAAAAAGATGGTCCTATTTCTAAAACAAAGAATGATTTTTTCCTTATAAAAGGAACCTGAGATTAGCCATCAAGAGTGGTGCAAGTAGAGTTGCCCACCATCTTCCTACCGATGGGTTTAAACCATTTGCTTTGTTCTTGCAAACAAGCTTGTGATCATGATATGTGCATACTGGTTGATTCCTGGATTTAATCGAAACATCGGACAAAAAGTTTTCAGTTCAAAAATCACCAATTAAAAGGAGATTGTAAAATGGGTTGCTTTcattattagttccaaaatagGACAGTTTCGATTTCTGAACTTGAAGCTTAACTCGGTTTGAGATCGATATTTAATCGGGAAAAGATACGAACCTGGTTGAGCAGAAGGTGATGACATAATCTGCACCAGAACAAGTGAAAATACTAGTAGGATCATCATATGCATAACTATAGGAAGTAGGGCATGCAGACTTGAAAATGTTGGAATAATATGTAGGTCGACAAGTTGAAGGGTTTCCATATGTCCCTCGGCAACAATATTCGTCGGTGTCAAACACGTCGCATGCGCTTCGGCAAGCTATAACCTTCCCTTTGGCCTTGACAGCGAGTTCGGAAGGGCAATTATGCCTGACGTCAGAGTTACATCCAGCAGTGGAACAATTTCCCTTACCGTTTATCGGTGTAACGGATAGTGGCAGATTGAATCCGTCAACGAGGCTAACATCGTAAAAATCAAGAGTAGCAAGTGTAAACTCAGCGAGTGATACCGGGGTTTTGCCGGCAACTCCGCACTTAAGGGTTTGGCCACAGTCCCCTGTTTGGCATGGACCATTTCCATTGTCGTCGAACTTGCAACCAGTTCGACCCCATATGCGGCCACTCCAGCCAACCGGGGCGTCAAAGACGATAGATTGGTGTGATTTTAATTCAAGACCTCCACCATTAAAGCTTTCACCAGGGATAATTCCAGGCCAGATAGTATCCTTGCAATTGTTTATAATGGTGAAGGTTCTTGCACATTCATACACTTTTGCCCCTGCCAAAGTccaagaaatagaaaatatcgGAAAGAACTTAGAATCGCTATTTAAATGGAATAAAGCTATGTGTGGATACACTGTTACATTATTATAAAGAATATGGAAGAGAATTTATGAATACCTGATGAAAGCATGAGcagtataaattatataatattttaaagttttctaaactaaattagaaataaaatatgctAAAAATAGAATACTTAACTTCgttatattaaaactaaaattaaataaaataaattttcaatagtCACACCTTTCTCACCAACGAatccaaaattgaaaaatatatatatttaattgaaccaaatttaattaaaaaaatggaaccCTAAACCCCatcattcaaattattattttgttcttttctccATCCTAACCTAAGTTTAATTCACGTAACTAGCAGTAATGTAGACGAAGGCTAATATGactaaaatgatataaaaatattatataacattataatttatCACACCTACTTTGTggtgaaaattaataaattttaatatatattatataaatataaatataaatataaattaaaataataacaattttagatatatactttaaaagaaaaataaaataatattttaagtgtATGATTATTTTGAGAGGTAGGTATTTATTATAACCTAAAAGTcttaaatatttctattttaatattatagtaattTAACTTTGAGATGTACTATACCGATTAAATCTTAACTCGATTGAATGCGGATATTATTGTTAACGTAAGAGGATATAGATTTGATTGGTATGGGTATTATTGGTATGGACATTTCTGTCGAACTTATAATGAACATCTCCACAGCATTAGAGAATTCTTAGTGAAGCATAATTATACATGCCGAAATTAAACATTGcagctattttttttttttgaatatagcaggtatttaatttttgttctaaGAGAATTAAAATGATCTCATATTTACAATAAGAgacttgaaatgaattaatattcaaatgaaaagaaaaatcaggATACAACCATACATGCTTTGCCATGTTGGAGAGAAAAAGATGGTCCTATTTCTAAAACAAAGAATGATTTTTTCCTTATAAAAGGAACCTGAGATTAGCCATCAAGAGTGGTGCAAGTAGAGTTGCCCACCATCTTCCTACCGATGGGTTTAAACCATTTGCTTTGTTCTTGCAAACAAGCTTGTGATCATGATATGTGCATACTGGTTGATTCCTGGATTTAATCGAAACATCGGACAAAAAGTTTTCAGTTCAAAAATCACCAATTAAAAGGAGATTGTAAAATGGGTTGCTTTcattattagttccaaaatagGACAGTTTCGATTTCTGAACTTGAAGCTTAACTCGGTTTGAGATCGATATTTAATCGGGAAAGATACGAACCTGGTTGAGCAGAAGGTGATGACATAATCTGCACCAGAACAAGTGAAAATACTAGTAGGATCATCATATGCATAACTATAGGAAGTAGGGCATGCAGACTTGAAAATGTTGGAATAATATGTAGGTCGACAAGTTGAAGGGTTTCCATATGTCCCTCGGCAACAATATTCGTCGGTGTCAAACACG
This sequence is a window from Gossypium raimondii isolate GPD5lz chromosome 5, ASM2569854v1, whole genome shotgun sequence. Protein-coding genes within it:
- the LOC105765946 gene encoding pathogenesis-related thaumatin-like protein 3.5; amino-acid sequence: MDQLLPLLFILLMLSSGAKVYECARTFTIINNCKDTIWPGIIPGESFNGGGLELKSHQSIVFDAPVGWSGRIWGRTGCKFDDNGNGPCQTGDCGQTLKCGVAGKTPVSLAEFTLATLDFYDVSLVDGFNLPLSVTPINGKGNCSTAGCNSDVRHNCPSELAVKAKGKVIACRSACDVFDTDEYCCRGTYGNPSTCRPTYYSNIFKSACPTSYSYAYDDPTSIFTCSGADYVITFCSTRNQPVCTYHDHKLVCKNKANGLNPSVGRWWATLLAPLLMANLRFLL